Genomic segment of Deltaproteobacteria bacterium:
TCCCCTTGCCCCCTTGATGGAGATGTCTTCCAGGAGGGGACTGCAGATGGCCATCTGGGCAGCCTCCAACGAACGGTTCTCCCCGGAGGCGATGCCGGTACCCATGAGGGCCATTCCCATCTCCGACATGATGGTCCTGACATCGGCGAAATCGAGGTTTATCAACCCCGGAACGGTGATCAAGTCCGAGATACCCCTGGCCGCGTGGAGAAGAACCTCGTCGGCCTTTTTGAATGCCTCCACAAGGGACATGGTCTTGCCGCCGATACCGAGAAGCCTCTGGTTTGGAATCGTGATGAGGGTGTCCGCTGTCCGCCTGAGATTGACAATCCCCTCTTCTGCCTGTTTCTGCCTCAGCTTGCCCTCAAAGAGAAAGGGCTTGGTTACGATGGCCACCGTGAGGGCCCCCAGTTTCTTGGCTTCCTCCGCCACTATCGGAGCCCCGCCCGTTCCGGTGCCCCCTCCCAGGCCCGCAGTGACAAAGACCATATCCGCTCCGTCCAGCACGTCGCGAATCTGATCCATAGCCTCCTCGGCAGCCTCTTTCCCCACCTTTGGATTCGCTCCTGAACCGAGCCCCTTGGTCAACCTCGCTCCCAGCTGTATGCGGATCGGGGCCTTGCTTGTGGCTAGCGCCTGGGCATCGGTATTGGCCGCGATGAAGTCGACTCCTGCGAGACCGGCCTCTATCATGGTGTTTAAGGCGTTACAACCCCCGCCCCCGATACCGATTATCTTCACCTTTGCCGAAAGATTCGTGTTCTCGTCAAACTCAATCATCCATCCCCTCCGTCTCCACAAAGCCGGCCGGAGAAAGCACATCTCTGGATCTCCCGTCAAGAAGGCCGTCTCTGTATCTCATGGGTTACCTCCGCGTTACATGCAGGGTCTCTCCTCTAGAAGAACTCCCCCAACCAGTCCTTCAGGCGGCCTATGACCCTGTGGACCCCCCCCTCCCGGTAGGGTGCAAAGCCTCCTGACCGGTCGTTCTTGGCCCCGTACAAGACAAGCCCCACACCGGTGGCGTAAACGGGACTGTTGACCAGATCCCTCAACCCGCCGATACCCACTGGCCCTCCTCTGCGGACCGGGAGATTGAAAACCTGTTCACCCAGCTCGACGATCCCCTCAAGGAGCGCCGACCCGCCTGTCAGGACCACCCCGCCGGCCAAAATACTCTTGTATCCCGACCTGATGATCTCGCCGTGGACAAAGGTGAGGATCTCCTCCGCCCTGGCCTCGATGATTTCGGAGAGGGTCTGCCTGGAGAGAATCCGATTCTTTCTCCCTCCGACGCTCGGGACCTCGATCGTCTCGTCCTTGTTCACCATGGAGGCCATGGCACACCCGTACCGGAGCTTCAGTCTCTCAGCCTCCTCATGGGGGGTTCTCAACCCGAGAGAAATATCGCTCGTCACGTGGTTTCCCGCGAGGGCCAGGACCGCAGTGTACTTTATGCTCCCCTCGGAGAAGATCACCAGATCAGTGGTACCTCCACCGATGTCCACGAGAGCCACTCCTATGTCCTTCTCCTCGTCGGTGAGAACCGCCTCACCGGAACCGAGCTGTTCCAGGACAACCTCGTTGACGTGGAGTCCGGCACGGTTTGCACAGCGGATAATGTTCTGGGCCGACGTGATAGCTCCGGTGACGATGTGGACCTTGCCCTCCAGCCTCACGCCCAGCATTCCCACAGGGTTCTTGATCCCGTCCTGATCATCTACTATGAATTCCTGGGGTAGGACGTGAATCAACTTGCGGTCCAGGGGGACGACCACTGCACTGGCAGCGTTGATCACCCGCTTGATATCACTGTCCGTGATCTCCCGGTTCTTTATGGCAATGACACCGTGGCCGTTTATACCCTTGATATGGCCCCCGGCTATGCCCGCATAGACCGACCGGACATCGCAGCCAGCCATGAGGGAGGCTTCGTCCACGGCTTTCCTGATGGATTGGACCGTTGTCTCAATGTTCACCACCACACCCCGCCTCAGGCCTTTGGATGGATGGGTCCCGATGCCGATGATGTTGATGTCGCCGTTGACCCTTTCCCCCACCACGGCACAGATCTTCGTTGTTCCAATGTCGAGGCCTACAACCATTTCTCTGTCTCTCTTCGACATCTCTTTCACCTCCTCTCTATTTGGAGTCTCTCTGTCTTGATCTTTTTTTTGATCCTCTCATCGCTTCCACCCTCTTGCTTTGGACTATTATTTTCCCTGGAATGGAACACTCTACGGCACAGAGTTCCATGGACCGGACGGTCGGCCAGACCCGCGAGAGCCGGCTGAGCTTTCTTTCAAAATCCCCAAACCCCATGCGCACCTCGATCCCCCTTTCCATGGTATAGACGAGAAGTCCGACAGCCCTGTCGAGATGGATCTGAGAAATCGAACGATAGGGAAGCACAGGACTACGCCGGGAGATTTCGAGCAGGTGGATGGCAGCCTGAACGAGGCGCCGTGTCTTGGCCTCTCCCTTTTCCAGATCCTCTCTCCTGACCCCGGTCAGGATGGGATAGGCCGCCTTGTCGCGCCCCCTTGCCTCGTCGAAGACCACACCGTTGGCGTCTATGTAGTAGAGCCTCCCCAGATGAATCAGGGCAATGGGCTCTCTCTCCCGAACCGCAATCCGGATGGTACCGGGCAGTTCCCTCCTGATCGTACATCTTTCGATCCATGGGTGCTCTCCTAGTCGCCGGTTCATCCCTTTGATGTCGAGAGCGAGGATATTCGGTCCACCCTCCAGCCCCGTAATGGCGAGGATCTCGTCTCTTGAGACTCTTCTGTTGCCTTCGATCCTGACCTCCTCCAACCGGAGAAAGGGGGCTCCTTTGAGAAACAGGTAGACCGAGAGGAACAGAAAAATCCCCCCTGCGACGGTCAGAGGAATCAGGGTGATGACAAAAACCCTCAGAAAAAACCTCTCTGACCCTCTGGGCTTACCATCGAGGCTCTGTCCTTGAATCCTCCGGTTCACGATCGATTGCCTTCCCTTCCGCCCGGTTCCTGGTGAGATCCTGTGGCGAAGGCTCATTCACCCACGATCCTCACCTCGAGTTCAAGGGCTATCCCTCTCTCCCTGAGAACCCTGTCCTGGATCAGGTGGATCAGATCGAGCATCTGGCCTGCCGTGGCACCCCCCCTGTTGACGATGAAATTGGCATGAAGGCTTGACACCTCGGCCCCTCCGATTCTCTTCCCCTTCAGCCCCACCTCTTCGATAATCCTACCCGCAGAGGTTCCGGGTGGATTCTTGAAAATCGAGCCCGCACTGGGAACATCGAGAGGCTGGGTCTGTCTCCGCCGCCGCTGGTAGGTGGAGATCTCCTCCCTGATCTTCTCCCTCTCCGACCGTTCCATGAGGAAGATTCCCTCCACGATGATCATCCCCTCTGCCAGGCAGAGCTCGCGGTACCTGAGGCTCAGATCCTTGTGCCGAACCACCCTGAAGCCGGCCTGCCCGTCCATGAGGGTGATCGACTCGATTCTCTTGCCGACCTCCACTCCCCAGGCTCCGGCGTTCATGGCAATCCCTCCCCCTACCGTACCAGGAATCCCGTAGAGAGGAGACAGGCCGGAGAGTTCTCTCTCCATGGCGAACCCGATCATCCGGCTCAGGGGTATCCCCGCCTCGACCCTGAGCCTTTCTCCTCTGGCCGAGATCCCCTGGAAGCCCGTAGAGAGATTGATGACCATCTGCCTCACCCCACGGTCCCGGACCAAGAGGTTCGTTCCTTTTCCCATTACCAGATAGGAGATTCCCCACTGGCGGGCCTTACCCACCAGTGTTTCAAGGTCCGCCTTGTCGAGGGGGAAGACAAGAGCATCCGCAGGCCCCCCGATACGGAGCGAGGTATGGCGGTTCATGGGCTCGTCGAAAAGGACCCTGCCCCGTACGGCTCGTCCCAACTCCTTCTTGAGAGATTCGCCCAACACGTTCATTCCTTTTGGCTCGCCGCCCTATCGCCCGATTCCTTGAGTTTCTGCACAAAGGCATCGCCGATCTGCCAGATGTTTCCAGCACCAAGGGTGAGCACCAGATCGTTGGCCTGAACGATCCTCAGGAGATGATCGACGATGGCCTCCTTGGGAGTTATATAGGTCACATCCCTGTGGCCGTGATCCCGGATTCCCTCGTAGAGCCTGGAGGCTTCCACTCCTTCGATTCTCTCCTCCCCGGCCCCGTAGATATCGGTGATGATCAGGACGTCTGCCTGGTAGAAGGCAGTCAGAAATTCGTCGAACAGACCCTGGGTCCGCGTGTACCGGTGCGGCTGGAAGATCGCAACGACACGCCTGTTCCAGCCCTTCTTGGCCGTCTCCAAGGTGGCTTTGATCTCAGCCGGGTGATGGGCGTAGTCGTCGACCACCAGGATTCCCGACACCTCTGCCTTGATCT
This window contains:
- a CDS encoding FtsQ-type POTRA domain-containing protein; the encoded protein is MNRRIQGQSLDGKPRGSERFFLRVFVITLIPLTVAGGIFLFLSVYLFLKGAPFLRLEEVRIEGNRRVSRDEILAITGLEGGPNILALDIKGMNRRLGEHPWIERCTIRRELPGTIRIAVREREPIALIHLGRLYYIDANGVVFDEARGRDKAAYPILTGVRREDLEKGEAKTRRLVQAAIHLLEISRRSPVLPYRSISQIHLDRAVGLLVYTMERGIEVRMGFGDFERKLSRLSRVWPTVRSMELCAVECSIPGKIIVQSKRVEAMRGSKKRSRQRDSK
- the ftsZ gene encoding cell division protein FtsZ is translated as MIEFDENTNLSAKVKIIGIGGGGCNALNTMIEAGLAGVDFIAANTDAQALATSKAPIRIQLGARLTKGLGSGANPKVGKEAAEEAMDQIRDVLDGADMVFVTAGLGGGTGTGGAPIVAEEAKKLGALTVAIVTKPFLFEGKLRQKQAEEGIVNLRRTADTLITIPNQRLLGIGGKTMSLVEAFKKADEVLLHAARGISDLITVPGLINLDFADVRTIMSEMGMALMGTGIASGENRSLEAAQMAICSPLLEDISIKGARGILVNISGDSGVTLNEVNEALTLIQKEAEEEANIIFGVVVDDNMGDELRVTVIATGFGPREEEVDQPLGRVSPVALSVIEERNVPAYIRKRKRDEIRRSAEAHGGRIESFSDFDEDRFDLPTFMRKQAD
- the murB gene encoding UDP-N-acetylmuramate dehydrogenase, whose amino-acid sequence is MNVLGESLKKELGRAVRGRVLFDEPMNRHTSLRIGGPADALVFPLDKADLETLVGKARQWGISYLVMGKGTNLLVRDRGVRQMVINLSTGFQGISARGERLRVEAGIPLSRMIGFAMERELSGLSPLYGIPGTVGGGIAMNAGAWGVEVGKRIESITLMDGQAGFRVVRHKDLSLRYRELCLAEGMIIVEGIFLMERSEREKIREEISTYQRRRRQTQPLDVPSAGSIFKNPPGTSAGRIIEEVGLKGKRIGGAEVSSLHANFIVNRGGATAGQMLDLIHLIQDRVLRERGIALELEVRIVGE
- the ftsA gene encoding cell division protein FtsA, which codes for MSKRDREMVVGLDIGTTKICAVVGERVNGDINIIGIGTHPSKGLRRGVVVNIETTVQSIRKAVDEASLMAGCDVRSVYAGIAGGHIKGINGHGVIAIKNREITDSDIKRVINAASAVVVPLDRKLIHVLPQEFIVDDQDGIKNPVGMLGVRLEGKVHIVTGAITSAQNIIRCANRAGLHVNEVVLEQLGSGEAVLTDEEKDIGVALVDIGGGTTDLVIFSEGSIKYTAVLALAGNHVTSDISLGLRTPHEEAERLKLRYGCAMASMVNKDETIEVPSVGGRKNRILSRQTLSEIIEARAEEILTFVHGEIIRSGYKSILAGGVVLTGGSALLEGIVELGEQVFNLPVRRGGPVGIGGLRDLVNSPVYATGVGLVLYGAKNDRSGGFAPYREGGVHRVIGRLKDWLGEFF